The following coding sequences lie in one Flavobacteriales bacterium genomic window:
- a CDS encoding long-chain fatty acid--CoA ligase, translated as MQIKSLSDFYYYPLKNQPKSDAFTQKINGEWVSTSSKELVEKAILLSKGLLDFGIKKGDRIAIVSNNRTEWHLTDLAIQQIGAVNVPIYSNINPEDYNYILNDCGARLVFVSDEEILGKIKQIKDKVPSLEKIFTYNNIQSESNYTDLLNSSSTIDIEEIRNTVTGNDLATLIYTSGTTGNPKGVMLTHNNFISNVLASEARLPIAREQKALSFLPLCHVFERMLDYLYIYKSVSIYYAESMDTIADNLKEVKPQLFATVPRLLEKVYDKIVAKGTDLTGIKKRLFFWALELGLKYDPIIDGGFWYNLQLKLANKIIFSKWREALGGNVIAIVSGGAALQPRLARVFASANIPVLEGYGLTETSPVIGVNSLLPNGRMIGTIGKPLENLDVKIAEDGEIIVKGPSIMKGYYNKPELTAEVIDADGYFHTGDIGEFINGFLKITDRKKEIFKTSGGKYIAPQVMENKFKESRFIEQLMVIGEGEKHAAAIIQPDFAFLEGWCNRKNVEYNNPSDAIKNKAVIDRITKEVEELNKGFAHYEQIKKFELVDTQWGIPSGELTPTLKLKRKFILTKYQNLVDKIYR; from the coding sequence ATGCAAATCAAGAGCCTTTCAGATTTTTATTATTACCCTTTAAAAAATCAACCAAAGAGTGATGCCTTTACACAAAAAATAAATGGTGAATGGGTGTCTACCTCTTCAAAAGAATTGGTTGAAAAAGCTATTTTGTTAAGCAAGGGTTTACTTGATTTTGGTATAAAAAAAGGCGATAGAATTGCAATTGTTTCTAATAACCGAACAGAGTGGCATTTAACGGATTTAGCCATTCAGCAAATTGGAGCAGTTAATGTTCCAATTTATTCAAATATTAATCCAGAAGATTACAACTATATTTTAAATGATTGTGGGGCGAGGCTGGTTTTTGTTTCTGATGAAGAGATTCTTGGGAAAATAAAACAGATAAAAGATAAAGTGCCTTCATTAGAAAAAATATTTACTTACAATAATATACAGAGCGAGTCTAATTATACAGATTTATTAAACAGTTCATCAACTATTGATATTGAAGAGATTAGGAATACGGTAACAGGAAATGATTTAGCTACCTTAATATATACTTCTGGCACAACAGGAAACCCAAAAGGAGTTATGCTTACACATAATAATTTTATAAGTAATGTATTAGCATCCGAAGCTAGATTACCAATAGCTAGAGAGCAAAAAGCATTGAGTTTTTTGCCTTTGTGCCATGTATTCGAAAGAATGTTAGATTATTTATACATCTACAAAAGTGTATCAATATACTATGCAGAATCAATGGATACAATTGCTGATAATCTTAAAGAGGTAAAACCTCAGTTGTTTGCTACTGTTCCTAGATTGTTAGAAAAGGTTTATGATAAAATTGTTGCTAAAGGCACAGATTTAACTGGAATTAAAAAAAGACTATTCTTTTGGGCATTAGAGTTAGGACTGAAATATGATCCAATTATAGATGGAGGATTTTGGTATAATTTACAATTGAAATTAGCTAATAAAATCATTTTTTCTAAATGGAGAGAAGCTCTGGGAGGAAATGTAATTGCAATTGTTTCAGGTGGAGCAGCATTACAACCTCGATTAGCAAGGGTATTTGCTTCGGCGAATATTCCTGTGTTAGAAGGTTATGGGTTAACTGAAACGTCGCCGGTTATAGGTGTAAACTCATTATTGCCAAATGGACGAATGATTGGTACAATAGGAAAACCATTAGAAAATTTAGATGTTAAGATTGCAGAAGACGGTGAAATTATTGTGAAAGGACCAAGCATAATGAAAGGTTACTATAATAAGCCAGAATTAACAGCAGAAGTGATAGATGCAGATGGTTATTTTCATACAGGAGATATAGGAGAGTTTATAAATGGATTCTTAAAAATTACCGATAGAAAAAAAGAAATTTTTAAAACTTCTGGAGGTAAATACATTGCTCCACAGGTTATGGAAAACAAATTTAAAGAATCACGTTTTATTGAACAGTTAATGGTTATTGGGGAGGGAGAAAAGCATGCAGCGGCTATTATTCAGCCTGATTTTGCTTTTCTTGAAGGATGGTGTAATAGAAAAAATGTTGAGTATAATAATCCTTCAGATGCAATAAAAAACAAAGCTGTGATAGATAGAATTACCAAAGAAGTTGAAGAACTAAATAAAGGATTTGCACATTATGAGCAAATTAAAAAATTTGAATTAGTTGATACTCAATGGGGAATTCCATCAGGAGAATTGACTCCTACATTAAAATTAAAGCGTAAATTTATTCTAACTAAATACCAAAATTTAGTGGATAAAATTTATCGTTAA
- a CDS encoding MFS transporter, with product MKNKKALNFLFAANTISGFAQGISMLAIPWYFASVLNDSTTFGIIYAITTIISLFWGLYAGTLIDRYSRKIIFLSTCVVSFIILFSVSLIGYYLGYVPTILVAVVFCFTIFNYNIHYPTLYAFGQEISEKHNYGKTNSLIEIIGQSTSIISGVFAALLLTGVNKAFLSQLGLSNLINFNIEPWTLYEIFMLDASTYVVAFFLILLIKYTPIKSLEVDKSSVWNRLTQGFSYLKKHPLLLHFGTASFAIFVILLIHVHQLMPIYVDKHLQANSGIYALGEMIYAVGALLSGIGIRWAFRKTNTINAIIILMFLSFIAFELLAFTKDVTMLMLVSFILGLTNAGARIVRITYLFEHIPNNIIGRTGSVFNTINIFLRFVFIGIFTLPFFNHSNNIIWAYCIGGLFILVSIIPLVMHYKNLINYKNIDE from the coding sequence TTGAAAAACAAAAAAGCATTAAACTTTCTCTTTGCTGCAAATACCATTTCTGGATTTGCTCAAGGAATAAGTATGCTTGCCATTCCATGGTACTTTGCTTCGGTTTTAAACGATAGCACTACATTTGGAATTATATATGCCATTACAACTATCATCTCATTATTTTGGGGACTGTATGCAGGAACTTTAATCGATAGATATTCTCGAAAAATTATCTTTTTGAGTACTTGTGTAGTGAGTTTTATTATTCTTTTTAGTGTTTCTTTAATTGGTTATTACCTTGGTTATGTTCCAACAATTTTAGTCGCAGTTGTATTTTGTTTTACCATTTTCAACTACAACATTCATTATCCAACTTTATATGCATTTGGACAAGAAATTTCTGAAAAGCATAATTATGGTAAAACAAACTCACTGATTGAAATTATAGGTCAATCAACGAGTATAATATCAGGAGTTTTTGCTGCCCTTTTACTTACTGGAGTTAATAAGGCATTTTTATCTCAGTTAGGTTTATCTAATTTAATTAATTTTAATATTGAGCCTTGGACTTTATACGAGATATTTATGTTAGATGCCTCTACATATGTGGTCGCATTTTTTCTAATCCTATTAATTAAATACACACCTATTAAATCACTTGAAGTTGACAAAAGCTCAGTTTGGAATCGGCTAACACAAGGTTTCTCTTATTTAAAAAAACACCCACTTTTATTGCATTTTGGTACAGCTTCATTTGCCATATTTGTAATATTACTCATTCATGTTCATCAATTAATGCCTATATATGTTGATAAACATTTACAAGCCAATTCAGGTATTTATGCCCTTGGCGAAATGATTTATGCTGTTGGAGCATTATTGTCGGGTATTGGTATTCGATGGGCATTTAGAAAAACAAATACCATAAATGCAATTATAATTTTGATGTTTTTAAGTTTTATCGCTTTTGAACTCCTTGCTTTTACTAAAGATGTAACTATGCTAATGTTGGTTAGTTTTATCTTAGGCCTTACCAATGCTGGTGCTCGAATTGTTAGAATAACATATTTGTTTGAACATATACCTAATAATATTATAGGTAGAACAGGAAGCGTTTTCAATACCATAAATATCTTTCTAAGATTCGTTTTTATTGGAATTTTCACATTACCCTTTTTTAATCATTCAAATAATATAATTTGGGCATATTGTATTGGAGGATTATTTATATTAGTTTCGATAATCCCCTTAGTTATGCATTATAAAAACCTAATTAATTACAAAAACATCGATGAGTAA
- the nhaC gene encoding Na+/H+ antiporter NhaC yields the protein MSKNRQPSLIQSIIPIIILIGLLAVNVLQVYGDGALDGANQLALLLAATVAGVIGIYNGFDFERIIEGITKSIHSALPAIIILLLIGALAGTWLLSGVVPAMIYYGLDILNPKIFLFATCIICSIVSIATGSSWSTVATVGIALLGIGKALGIGEPIIAGAIISGAYFGDKMSPLSDTTNLAPAMAGTDLITHIKYMTLTTIPSIVITLIIFLIIGFFYEPGNQTGQVDALQLAISSKFNITPWLFLVPLVVIGLILLKIPAIPSLFLGSLLGGFFAIMFQGELIHELFADTSVFKSSYKAVVNSMTTDVAIVTENELVNELLSSGGMKGMLNTIWLILCAMIFGGVMEITGMLKRITKSIIGLAKNDGSLIATTTASCVVFNVTASDQYLAIVVPGKMFAEEYKERNLHPKVLSRTLEDSGTVTSALIPWNTCGAYHSGVLGIATGDYFMYCFFNLISPLMTIVFGFFNIKIAKLNEEKLKE from the coding sequence ATGAGTAAAAACAGACAACCAAGTTTAATACAATCAATAATTCCAATAATTATTTTAATTGGGTTGTTGGCGGTTAATGTTTTACAAGTTTATGGAGATGGAGCTTTAGATGGGGCAAATCAATTAGCATTATTGCTTGCTGCAACTGTAGCCGGTGTAATTGGAATTTACAACGGATTTGATTTTGAAAGAATTATAGAGGGTATTACCAAAAGTATACATTCTGCATTACCAGCTATAATTATTTTATTACTAATAGGGGCTTTAGCAGGAACATGGTTGTTGAGCGGAGTTGTACCAGCAATGATATATTATGGGTTAGACATCCTAAATCCCAAAATATTTTTATTTGCAACGTGTATTATTTGTTCTATAGTTTCAATAGCTACAGGTAGTTCGTGGAGTACAGTAGCAACGGTAGGTATAGCTTTATTAGGTATAGGCAAAGCTTTGGGTATTGGCGAGCCAATAATTGCAGGTGCAATTATTTCTGGAGCATATTTTGGCGATAAAATGTCTCCATTATCTGATACTACTAACTTGGCTCCGGCAATGGCAGGGACTGACTTGATTACCCATATAAAATACATGACTTTAACTACAATTCCCTCGATTGTTATCACTTTAATTATCTTTTTAATTATTGGCTTCTTTTACGAGCCAGGAAACCAAACTGGTCAGGTAGATGCTTTACAACTTGCTATTTCTTCTAAATTTAACATTACACCATGGTTATTTCTTGTGCCTCTTGTGGTAATTGGATTAATCTTGTTGAAGATTCCTGCAATTCCATCATTGTTTCTAGGAAGTTTATTGGGAGGATTTTTTGCCATTATGTTTCAAGGAGAATTAATTCATGAATTGTTTGCAGATACAAGTGTTTTTAAATCTTCTTATAAAGCAGTGGTTAACTCAATGACTACAGATGTTGCAATTGTTACTGAAAATGAATTGGTTAACGAATTATTGTCTTCAGGCGGTATGAAAGGGATGTTGAATACTATTTGGTTGATTTTATGTGCAATGATTTTTGGGGGTGTAATGGAAATTACTGGAATGTTAAAACGAATAACAAAATCAATAATTGGTCTTGCAAAAAATGACGGTTCTTTAATAGCAACAACAACAGCATCGTGTGTTGTATTTAATGTTACCGCTTCCGACCAATATTTAGCAATAGTAGTTCCTGGCAAAATGTTTGCAGAAGAGTACAAAGAAAGAAATTTGCATCCAAAAGTACTAAGTCGTACTTTAGAAGATTCTGGAACAGTTACTTCTGCATTAATACCATGGAATACTTGTGGTGCTTATCATTCGGGAGTATTAGGAATTGCAACTGGAGATTATTTTATGTATTGCTTTTTTAATTTAATTAGTCCTTTAATGACCATAGTGTTTGGATTTTTTAATATAAAAATTGCAAAATTAAATGAGGAAAAATTAAAAGAATAA
- a CDS encoding ABC transporter ATP-binding protein encodes MSKQKISLAKVFKTIIWPRKKLVLIGLLLIFISRISGLILPGASKFLIDDVIQKQNFELLKILLLVVSIAIIIQSISSFLLTKIISVEAQRFISELRVEVQKKILSLPISFFDNNKTGALVSRVMNDVEGVRNIVGTGLIQLVGGIITSVASLVLLINISWSLTLYVLVPVLIFGVVSFFAFKKIRPIFKNRRKIESEVTGRLTETLGGIRIIKGFNAERFETTIFEQGVTAIFNNVKSTLTTSALIYSLATLLLGFASVAIMGIGGYKIMHEELTLGDFLSFTLYLGFLIAPIVQMSNISTQLTEAFSGLDRTEELMNMKSEDEDENRINELNHFNGDIEFKNVSFAYEEDKNVIKDISFTAKAGSITALVGSSGSGKSTIAGLVASFLNPTTGKIYVDGNDISKLSLSSFRKNIGLVLQDDFLFEGTIKENILFSKPDASDTDIQNAIKMAYVNEFTDRFELGINTIIGERGVKLSGGQRQRVAIARAILADPKLLILDEATSSLDSESEMMVQKSLSELMKGRTTFVIAHRLSTIKMAHQILVIENGKIAEKGTHDELIKSEGRYFNLFTYQSRI; translated from the coding sequence ATGAGTAAACAAAAAATATCGTTAGCTAAAGTATTTAAAACCATTATTTGGCCTCGTAAAAAACTTGTATTAATAGGTTTATTACTCATTTTTATAAGTAGAATTTCTGGTTTAATTCTTCCTGGTGCAAGTAAATTTTTAATCGACGATGTTATTCAAAAACAAAATTTTGAGTTACTTAAAATACTGTTGTTAGTTGTGTCTATTGCTATCATTATTCAATCCATTTCTTCATTTCTTTTAACCAAAATAATTAGTGTAGAAGCTCAACGATTTATATCAGAATTAAGGGTTGAAGTTCAAAAAAAAATACTCTCGTTACCAATTAGTTTTTTCGACAACAATAAAACAGGAGCTTTGGTTTCTAGGGTGATGAATGATGTTGAAGGTGTTAGAAACATTGTTGGCACAGGTCTTATTCAATTAGTCGGAGGAATTATAACTTCTGTTGCATCACTGGTATTATTAATAAACATAAGCTGGTCGTTAACACTATATGTCCTAGTTCCTGTATTAATTTTTGGTGTGGTTTCATTTTTTGCTTTCAAAAAAATTAGACCCATTTTTAAAAATAGAAGAAAAATTGAATCAGAAGTTACAGGAAGATTAACTGAAACACTTGGTGGTATTCGAATAATTAAAGGGTTTAATGCCGAAAGATTTGAAACTACCATTTTTGAACAAGGTGTAACAGCCATATTTAATAATGTGAAATCCACATTAACAACATCTGCGCTTATCTATAGTTTAGCTACACTTTTATTAGGATTTGCTTCAGTGGCTATAATGGGTATTGGAGGTTATAAAATAATGCACGAAGAATTAACGCTTGGCGATTTCCTATCATTCACTTTGTATTTAGGTTTTTTAATTGCTCCAATTGTTCAAATGAGCAATATTAGTACTCAATTAACAGAAGCTTTCTCTGGACTTGACCGAACAGAAGAATTGATGAACATGAAAAGTGAAGATGAGGACGAAAATAGGATAAACGAATTGAACCATTTTAATGGTGATATTGAATTTAAGAATGTCTCATTTGCTTATGAAGAAGATAAAAATGTGATAAAGGATATTTCATTCACTGCAAAAGCTGGATCAATAACGGCTTTAGTTGGCTCATCAGGTTCCGGAAAATCAACAATAGCTGGTTTAGTTGCATCATTCTTAAACCCAACTACTGGCAAAATCTATGTTGATGGAAATGATATCTCAAAATTATCCTTGAGTTCTTTCAGAAAAAATATTGGTTTGGTACTTCAAGACGACTTTCTTTTTGAAGGTACTATCAAAGAAAATATTCTTTTTTCAAAACCTGATGCTTCTGATACCGACATTCAAAATGCAATAAAAATGGCGTATGTAAATGAATTTACCGATAGGTTTGAACTAGGAATCAATACCATAATTGGGGAGCGTGGAGTTAAACTGTCAGGTGGTCAACGACAACGAGTTGCTATTGCAAGAGCCATTTTAGCAGACCCCAAACTACTCATTTTAGACGAAGCAACTTCAAGTTTAGATAGTGAAAGTGAAATGATGGTTCAAAAAAGTTTATCGGAATTAATGAAAGGTCGAACTACCTTTGTTATTGCTCACCGATTAAGCACCATTAAAATGGCTCATCAAATTTTAGTTATTGAAAATGGCAAAATAGCTGAAAAAGGAACTCACGATGAATTAATCAAATCGGAAGGCAGGTATTTTAATTTATTCACTTATCAGTCGAGAATTTGA
- a CDS encoding enoyl-CoA hydratase/isomerase family protein — translation MNTATEQGTVEINVNEKGIATIEFFHPLSNSLPGKVLNKLAETITEAGKNDAVKVIILKSKGEKAFCAGASFDELISINDLETGTKFFSGFANVINAARKCPKLIIGRVQGKAVGGGVGMASAVDICYATKGAAVKLSELAVGIGPFVVGPAVERKIGTSAMSMLAINATEWYSADWAKEKSLYAETFETIEEMDTAIDVLANKLASSNPEAMSMLKTIFWQGTEHWDTLLIERAGMSGKLVLSDFTRNAINAFKAK, via the coding sequence ATGAATACAGCAACAGAACAAGGAACAGTAGAAATAAACGTAAACGAAAAAGGAATTGCAACCATTGAATTTTTTCATCCTTTGAGTAACTCGTTACCCGGTAAAGTTTTAAACAAACTTGCAGAAACGATTACTGAAGCAGGTAAAAATGATGCAGTTAAGGTAATCATATTAAAATCGAAAGGTGAAAAAGCCTTTTGTGCTGGCGCAAGTTTTGATGAATTAATTTCAATCAACGATTTAGAAACTGGCACCAAGTTTTTCTCAGGTTTTGCTAATGTAATTAATGCTGCACGAAAATGCCCAAAACTGATTATTGGGCGAGTACAAGGCAAAGCTGTTGGTGGTGGTGTAGGTATGGCTAGTGCCGTGGATATTTGTTACGCCACCAAAGGTGCTGCTGTAAAATTAAGCGAGCTGGCTGTAGGTATTGGTCCTTTTGTGGTTGGACCAGCCGTAGAACGAAAAATAGGGACATCGGCAATGAGTATGTTGGCAATAAATGCTACCGAATGGTATAGTGCCGATTGGGCAAAAGAAAAATCGCTTTATGCCGAAACATTTGAAACCATTGAAGAAATGGATACTGCAATAGACGTTTTAGCAAATAAATTAGCAAGCTCTAACCCAGAAGCCATGAGCATGTTAAAAACCATTTTTTGGCAAGGAACAGAACATTGGGATACTTTACTAATTGAACGTGCTGGCATGAGTGGAAAATTAGTTTTATCTGATTTTACGCGAAATGCGATAAATGCTTTTAAAGCGAAGTAA
- a CDS encoding VOC family protein, with amino-acid sequence MLNSLTPNLMVNNVEEAIEYYTDLLGFTLLRTVPEKGNPDWAMIKRNDVVLMFQSAKSLKDEMPKLKSQKPGGGLTFYIKVDRITELHEELVDNEVEIISDLESTFYDTIEFSIVDLNGYILTFSEEKI; translated from the coding sequence ATGCTAAATTCACTTACCCCTAACCTAATGGTTAACAATGTAGAAGAAGCCATTGAATACTATACCGATTTATTAGGTTTTACTTTATTAAGAACAGTTCCTGAAAAGGGAAATCCTGATTGGGCGATGATAAAACGAAACGATGTGGTTTTGATGTTTCAATCTGCAAAAAGTTTAAAAGATGAAATGCCAAAATTAAAATCTCAAAAACCTGGAGGTGGTTTAACGTTTTACATTAAGGTAGATAGAATTACAGAACTACACGAAGAATTGGTAGACAATGAAGTAGAAATTATTTCAGATTTAGAAAGTACGTTCTACGATACCATTGAGTTTTCGATAGTAGATTTAAACGGATACATTTTAACATTTTCAGAAGAAAAGATATAG
- a CDS encoding four helix bundle protein codes for MAFLDYTNLDVFKECRSFVTSVYEVSKGFPSEEIYGLSNQVRRASISILSNLAEGVGRNHVKDSLQFFYISRGSLYEVDAQLLIASDLGYISENQLNEILLQSTNCKKLLNGFINYHKSKL; via the coding sequence ATGGCTTTTTTAGATTATACAAATTTGGATGTATTTAAAGAATGTCGAAGCTTTGTTACAAGCGTATATGAGGTTTCTAAAGGATTCCCAAGTGAAGAAATTTATGGTCTATCAAATCAAGTTAGAAGAGCTTCAATTTCGATATTATCAAATTTAGCTGAAGGAGTTGGAAGAAATCATGTTAAGGATTCTTTGCAATTCTTCTATATTTCAAGAGGCTCTTTATATGAAGTTGATGCCCAACTTTTAATTGCAAGTGATTTAGGTTATATTTCAGAAAATCAATTAAATGAAATACTTTTACAAAGCACTAATTGTAAGAAGTTATTAAATGGTTTTATCAATTACCATAAATCAAAACTCTAA
- a CDS encoding RecX family transcriptional regulator, with the protein MSSLYKNMSSERALEKAMRYCSFQERCVFDVENRFRAWNVKREDWDKLIDSLIEQDFLNQKRYVEAFVRGKFLIKRWGKNKIKAELFQKKISGNVVDKSIETEILEEDYFKTIKLLIEKKRHLIKDEDKSKIKEKIFRYLSSKGYETELIFRFLN; encoded by the coding sequence ATGTCCAGTTTATATAAAAATATGTCGAGCGAAAGAGCTCTTGAAAAAGCAATGAGATATTGTTCGTTTCAAGAACGTTGTGTTTTTGATGTGGAAAATAGATTTAGAGCTTGGAATGTAAAAAGAGAAGATTGGGATAAACTGATAGATAGTTTAATTGAACAAGATTTTTTAAATCAAAAAAGATATGTTGAAGCTTTTGTTCGGGGTAAATTTTTAATCAAAAGGTGGGGAAAAAATAAGATAAAAGCTGAATTGTTTCAAAAGAAAATATCAGGTAATGTTGTTGATAAATCTATTGAAACTGAGATTTTAGAAGAAGATTATTTTAAAACCATAAAACTACTTATCGAAAAGAAAAGACATTTGATTAAGGATGAGGATAAATCGAAAATTAAAGAAAAGATTTTCAGGTACTTATCAAGTAAAGGATATGAAACAGAATTGATTTTCAGATTTTTAAATTAA
- the paaZ gene encoding phenylacetic acid degradation bifunctional protein PaaZ: MMKLQNYAQGKWVEGTGKDKALFNAITGEQEYSASSEGLDFSAMMDYARKVGGPALRKMTFQERGLMLKALALHLMSLKAKYYTVSAKTGATKVDSWIDIEGGIGNLFANASLRRQFPDEPFYIDGETAPLSKGGTFIGHHIMVPKQGVAIHINAFNFPIWGMLEKIAVNFMAGVPAIVKPATLTSFLTEVMVKDIIESKILPEGALQLICGSANGILDHVTNQDVVTFTGSASTGKMLKSHPRLLEEAVPFNMEADSLNASILGEDAVPGTEEFDLFIKEVQREMTVKAGQKCTAVRRIIVPEKLVEDVQIALGKRLAQTVIGNPAVEGVRMGSLAGLEQVKEVREKVEQLSKTQKMVFGNLDNYEVVGADKSRGAFMSPILFVNENPFVNTDCHNIEAFGPVSTIIPYKNLDEAIELAKMGKGSLVCSIVTNDDKIAKEFVMGAACMHGRILVLNRACAKESTGHGSPMPLLTHGGPGRAGGGEEMGGKRGILHYMQRTAIQGSPTMITKITNQYQYGAEQTEFDKHVFQKYFEEIQIGETVITRKHTVTDADIVNFANVSGDHFYAHVDATSLEETIFERNVAHGYWVLSKAAGLFVDGKKGPVLLNYGLEECRFVKPVYPGMTIGVRFTAKEKISQEKKEFAEGEEIPKGMDIKKGIVKFLVDVYDETGETVALATILTMVKFKEQ; encoded by the coding sequence ATGATGAAACTACAAAATTACGCTCAAGGAAAATGGGTTGAAGGAACTGGAAAAGATAAAGCTTTGTTTAATGCCATAACTGGCGAACAAGAGTATTCAGCATCGAGTGAAGGGTTGGATTTTTCTGCCATGATGGATTATGCTAGAAAAGTAGGTGGACCAGCATTACGCAAAATGACTTTTCAAGAACGAGGATTGATGTTAAAAGCCTTAGCCTTACACTTAATGTCGTTAAAAGCAAAATATTATACCGTAAGTGCTAAAACAGGTGCTACAAAAGTGGACAGTTGGATTGACATTGAAGGTGGTATTGGAAATTTATTTGCCAATGCAAGTTTACGCCGTCAGTTTCCTGATGAACCTTTTTATATTGATGGAGAAACTGCACCACTTTCTAAAGGCGGAACATTTATTGGTCACCATATTATGGTACCTAAACAAGGTGTCGCTATTCACATTAATGCTTTTAACTTTCCTATTTGGGGAATGTTAGAAAAAATTGCGGTAAACTTTATGGCTGGTGTTCCTGCTATAGTTAAACCAGCAACATTAACTTCGTTTTTAACCGAAGTAATGGTTAAAGATATTATCGAATCTAAAATTTTACCTGAAGGAGCTTTACAACTTATTTGTGGTTCAGCAAATGGAATATTAGACCATGTAACCAACCAAGACGTAGTAACCTTTACAGGCTCAGCTTCAACTGGAAAAATGTTAAAATCTCATCCACGTTTATTAGAAGAAGCTGTTCCATTTAACATGGAAGCGGATTCATTAAATGCTTCTATTTTAGGTGAAGATGCTGTTCCAGGAACGGAAGAATTTGATTTGTTTATTAAAGAAGTTCAGCGTGAAATGACCGTAAAAGCAGGACAGAAATGTACTGCAGTTCGAAGAATAATTGTGCCTGAGAAACTAGTTGAAGATGTACAAATTGCTTTAGGAAAAAGATTGGCTCAAACCGTAATTGGAAATCCAGCAGTAGAAGGTGTTAGAATGGGGTCTTTAGCTGGTTTAGAACAAGTAAAAGAGGTTAGAGAAAAAGTAGAACAACTTTCTAAAACACAAAAAATGGTGTTTGGAAATTTAGATAATTATGAAGTTGTTGGTGCAGATAAAAGCAGGGGAGCATTTATGTCGCCAATTTTATTTGTGAATGAAAACCCTTTTGTAAATACAGATTGTCATAACATTGAGGCATTTGGACCAGTTTCAACCATTATTCCTTACAAAAATCTTGACGAAGCTATTGAATTGGCTAAAATGGGTAAAGGTTCGTTGGTTTGTTCTATTGTAACTAACGATGATAAAATTGCTAAAGAATTTGTGATGGGTGCAGCTTGCATGCACGGTCGTATTTTGGTTTTAAATAGAGCTTGTGCTAAAGAAAGTACTGGACACGGTTCTCCAATGCCGTTATTAACACACGGTGGACCAGGAAGAGCTGGAGGTGGTGAAGAAATGGGTGGAAAACGAGGCATTTTACATTACATGCAACGTACCGCCATACAAGGCTCTCCAACCATGATTACCAAAATTACCAACCAGTACCAATACGGTGCTGAGCAAACTGAATTTGACAAACACGTTTTCCAAAAATATTTTGAAGAAATACAAATTGGAGAAACTGTTATTACTCGTAAACATACCGTTACCGATGCCGACATTGTAAATTTTGCCAATGTTAGTGGCGACCATTTTTATGCTCACGTAGATGCTACATCGCTTGAAGAAACTATTTTTGAACGTAACGTAGCACACGGATATTGGGTATTATCAAAAGCAGCTGGTTTGTTTGTTGATGGTAAAAAAGGCCCTGTGTTATTAAACTATGGTTTAGAAGAATGTAGGTTTGTAAAACCAGTTTACCCTGGAATGACCATAGGTGTTCGTTTTACAGCTAAAGAAAAAATTTCGCAAGAGAAAAAAGAATTTGCTGAGGGAGAAGAAATTCCAAAAGGAATGGACATTAAAAAAGGAATTGTGAAATTCTTGGTTGATGTGTATGACGAAACTGGAGAAACTGTTGCTTTAGCAACTATATTAACCATGGTAAAATTTAAAGAACAATAG